From Zea mays cultivar B73 chromosome 3, Zm-B73-REFERENCE-NAM-5.0, whole genome shotgun sequence:
ACATAGGAGGTAGCACCAGTAACATGATTTAGGAggagccgaagatagaagcgctcCCCCTCAGATGGTAGAGCAGAGACGATTCTACCGACTTGTCCACCTGTATTCCGTTTCCTCCTTTGCCACACTTTGCCCTGCTGccaagtgtaccactcagggAAGTCACGATACAGGATGCCCCGAGCCTCCTCGTACAGCTTATTCGCTTCAAAATATGCTGTAATCATTGACCTATCAGCACCTGGACGGTTGACGACTCGCTCGACCATTTGTCGCTCGTGAAACGTcaccatgtgcatgtttggaagatggagTTGCAGCTGCATCACAGATGGAGAGTTCTGACTAAGCTCAAATCCATATATCCTCCATAAGGCTTCCGGAGGAGTCACCCACCTTGCATCTCTATACTGCTGGATCTCATCTACATCACCATTTTCCTTACTCGCATCTCTCATAACAACAGACgcacgatcatggcctttgtatatgtacttgaacaggtacttaacagccttgatgctcccacacgcctcaacattgatgtgacagttgaagagccgaagcaggtaagggttgtaagggacaacccatctattgtccaaTTCACATCCTCGAACCTTTTCCTTACGCCCATCATCACGACGTCTGTAATTAGGATATGAATCCTTCCCTTGCATGGTTGCCTCATGGAAATGCCGGGGGTATTGATTCTTGCACGATgcacgacccttagtgcatgggcagttagggtttagcgacccgcacgggccatgcatcatatgcttgataaccatctttcgCAGTTCAGGGTACTTGTTGGACGGGATCTCAGCTGAGATCAAAAGGTCATACTGTTCAGGGCACGTGAGCTTGTACTTCCTTTGCATGATGAGTAGAAAATGGGCATGTGGCAACCCTCGTTTCTGAAATTCCACGACATAGACGTAGGCTCGGACTTTACCGAGTATATCCTGTTTAGTCAACCTATGCTTTAGCTCCTGTAGTTTCGCATGAaagacacgcactacaagatcAGGACGATCTTGCGGTGTCTGTCCAGGTAAAAGCTCTCTCTTTATCTCATCCCAGTTAgggttacatgtcatggtaagaaagatgtctggtttaccaaacttccgcaccagagccatagcatccatatatcgacgtctcatgtcacgaggaccgccAATAAACGACGGTGACAACACAGTTCGCTTTCCAACCTTCTCTCCTCTAATATCTCCATCTAACATGCTATCCACCAAGCCCTGGTATAGGTCTGCCCTTAACCGATCCTGGTTCTTACGTATGAAATCTAAACGGGAGCTCTCAATCTTAATGTATGTGTCGACCGCGAACTGCTGGAAAAGTCGTTTACCATGAAGTATCGGATTGAATACCCCTGGACGTATCTGAAATTTGTAGCAGTAGTAATCACGCACGGACACACATAGATGGGTAGGAGGTTCTGCATACGCAAGAATCGATTATTTAGTGATGCCAAAAACATATTTAATAATGTGAACAACGTAGAAATTACAAAGAAACAACTAACCCGCATCTTCAtcatttccattacttgccctatgcgtCGCCCGGTATGCATCCACTTCGTCCATGGATACACCAACCTTTGGGATATTTGCATGCCATCCAAGCTCACCTCTAGGGAAGAACAGTGGATATGATAGCGCATCGTAGCATCCATGGTATGAGCGGATGccgtggcttgacctatccttcccATGTAGCATAACACTCTTGCTGAACTGGCCTCGTCGTTCGCTCCCCTCGATCCAGACAGCGGCCACCTCCGAAGTGAGAGGTGTGTTATATGTCTTCTGGTTCAACGTCTGGTCAAGGTTCAATGCGATGTGATAGTCAGCAAGGTTCTCAACATGACCCATGCTCCTTAGGTGCTCAGAGTACGGATTTCCACGAAGTATGCCAACTATCTGTTTAATAACCTCTTGGTCTTTCTGAATCTGATCTTCACGACACTTACGGTATCGATGCTCGAGACTGGGATCATCATCGTAAAAGTAAAGCTCCAGGTGTTTGTGCTCTGCCCCACATTCACTACCGAATGACTTGATATTATGGTACATCATGCCTTGTGCACGGAATGTGTATATACCAGAATCCCTCATATTAGTTGTCATACTGTCGAGGCAACAGTACAGGGAAGTGAAAGAAAAATGGCCATTAAAAAACCTGATGTTATCACGAAAGTGCCTAGCATCAGAGTCTGCACTATCCCACAACCTCCTGAGCTGGGGAGGGGTCTCTAGTGGGGCTAGCTCAACCTTCCCACCTCGACAGCAAAACCCAGGCGGCTCATACTCAAACTTCTTCGCAGTGCAATAACCACAGTCGGGAACGTGCTTCAGCATATGTGTTTCTTCAGGGATGTTACTGTAGACCTTGTCGTACGGGTCAGGCACATCAGTGACAACAGATTGATCTTGAGTACCATCTATCTCGAAGTCCTCGTTAGTGTCCTCATCTGATATTTGTTTTGGAAAAGAACGATTAAGACATTTGAATTTAGATACACATTGTTATTGTAATAGAAATTGACATAAGTACAATTACCAGCGAATAGATATCCCTCGTTCTCATCATTATCCTCTCCGAATATGACACCCTCATCATCGTCATCAACTGGATCGTGAAAATACAATCCAAGTAAAAGACATGACATTCAGGGTTGAGAAAATATATAACCTCAATAAAGATTTTTAACAATTACCATTGGAAATGAACCTTGGGATCGACTGACTGTGCTCCAACACACTTCTTTGTTCGACCATGTTTGCACTCCCGTTTGTTGCCACGATCGCACTTTGGCATGTCTTCCTATATTGTACTGATGGAAACACACGTTTAGTCGGACTACATTTTATCGTCGTCGTGCAAGATCCATTTACAATTGGTTAGTATAATTACCAGTGTTGTTGATCTCTATAGTTGAACCGGGTTGTGTCGAATCATCCATTTGTCCGACGTCACTAATAGTATCCTCAGTCAAAGTAGCCACGTTacgtgcaatgtttgcttcaaattTCTTGTTTTGACGGGCTAAGATAGCTTGTCTTTCACCAGGCAGAACATGATGTTTACGTCGGAGTGGCTCAGTAGACATATCGGGTGAACCGACATCCTCAGTTTGTGTTGAAGCTGGCATGAAAGGTGTACTGGTGTATTCAGGGATAACCCAGTCGCATGCGTTATCAGAGGATGAATCAGGTTCCGATACATCTGCTGTAGAGTGTACAACCTCAGAGGTATATGTTGGGACCTCCATGGCGATGGACCCCTGATTCAAAGTGCTAGCTTGCAGTGCTCTACGTTTTCTTATGTACTCTAACTTTCCCTCTTTCCGCCTTGGTGTCTGATTATACAACCTAAGCTGTTCATTTTGGTCACCTATAAAATATGAACACAATTAATTTCCAATTGTAGGTTTATGCGTAGATTTATTAATTAAAATTGGACATTTTTCATCACCTCCTGACACATTGGGTATCACATTGTGTCCCTTGTTTCGTTGACGTGCTTCACGACGCTTCCTATTCTTCTCGTTTTTTTGTTCAACGGACATCGCTGCATATCTTTCCCTATCCCTTTTTCGCTTACGCTCCTTAGCATCGAGCATTGGTCCGAGCAATTCATTTTGATCACCTATAATGTAAGTTTGTGTATTAGTGTTCCATACTTATTACGTTTCGACGATGTATGGTCAGTTTGTGTATTGACCTTTACCTCTAATGATATTGCTAGAGATGTCTGTGAATGGTTTGCGATCGACATTATGTCCCATCTGATCTATAACAACAACAGTACCCGAGAAAACATGAGCATAAAAATAATATGCTGCAAGAACTAAGGGTGAAATGATATGACTGCAATAAACCAAGCGGATAGAAGATCAAAAAAGATGCCCTTGGTAATAGAGGTTATAGAAACAAGCATCATAACCGAGAGTAAAGAGATAAGACCTAGAGAGAGGTGATAAGAGAACGATGTTGGTGTCTGTATAAGATAGTGTATTATATTCCAAGTTTGAACTGCATAGATGGATATGGGTGACGCGCTAAGTAATTGTTTTCATAACTCTGGTGATGTGGAATATCTTCCTGTAGCATGCCTAGCTCCTATAGATGGGCTTTGGTATACCGAATGTACATTAAAATTGTTCCGAATTTGATCTGTATATTTGACGTAATTTCACGAGCGAAGTTACGATTTGAATGTCAAAAATGACACAACATTAAACCAATATAATGTTGTAAATGGAAAACGTACGGGCTAAACGATTTGATGTTCCACGTATTCATTGATATGTCCTAGTagaacaaaatgttttacaaatatTGACACATGTAAGTAGCATCAATAACGGTACATGTATTCCATCATAAAATTCAGATTTGCAAAAGTTACAGACTCTATCTACGCCTTTGGTCGTCAAGATATCTAACGGCAAACTGACGATCGTTCCGCGCCACCAAAGCCTTTTGAATTGCTGCAATGAGTGCAACATTTAATCACATGTATACTCAGTTCACAATATAATAATGAAAATAAGTACATAATTTTGATGTAGGTAATTACTTACGTTCAAAATAATGGGTGTTGTGATGGAACGGTTTGAAGTGTATTGTTGTATGGTCAGTTGATTCGAGACACTCTAGAATAGCATATTTAATATTCAATAAGAATCATTATAAAAGAAACAATAGTGAATAATGTGTTAGCAAGGTGTAAACATATGTTGTACCTTGTTTTCTGAACCGCCGAAACATGGTCCCAATTATGATGCTATAATTCTCATTAGCCAACGCCCAACGGAGTGCATTTTTGTTTAGTAAATCGCCCCAAACTTTAATGGTATGTAAAGACCACCTTGTGCCATTGATTTTGTGAAGAATCTATTAGTACTAATAGATTTAACATCATATTGGTAATATATTAATGGAATATACCTAGCATCCATTATAACAATCTTCCTGAATGTACCCCACATTGTGCGATGGATTGTATCCAAGTGGACTACAATAGCCATAATGTCTACAAAAAGCACAATTAAATATGGATTAATACTCAATTTTGTGTAAAGGAATTTTTAATAGGGTTAGTAGATCGATATATTCTTACCAACTAAAGTCCTGTTTGGCAGCTCGGCAATATCATCAAGGTTCAAGAATATATGTTTTGGAAATGGCGGCATTTGAACTGGGACAGTGTATGGCTCTACGACAGTTTGGTGGGTGAAATACAACTCCATGGTACCATTTAGATGTCGAAAATTAAATGCACCCGGATTAAGACCAAACCATACGTTGTGCATCTTGTAGACATGCTTTTCATGGAGCAAACTGTTGAAGTATTTGACTATCTCATACCGAGTTGCAATGGCCTCGATCTTGGCTCCCTAATTTGATTTCAGCACAAAATAGATTGTGGTACGAACATTAGATATAGTTATGTAAATGAAACCTAAAGAGGGGTTGTCTTACATTGATGTCAGACAAAATGTAATGTTGCCTGTCACGATAACGTGGTTCAATAGGGAATTTAACTTCAACTCGAGCGACAATACTATACTTCCGTTGTGCCCCATAAAAATCTTCATCGCTATAGTCGTCGAACAACCTGAAGCTATATTAAACATGCGACTAAATAACGTTCATAAATTTGATAGCGAAATCTTGTGTTAACTATTGTTTATAATATAACTTACACAGgcatcttgtttttcttgtccaATGCAACTCTTTCACGGTTCAATACGGCTGGCTCCATCAAAACCTATTATCATTTGACAATAGTTTAAAGTAAATTGTAAAATAGTCCAATGCATTGATGTAGCACGACATAGGAGCAGTGTGGGTTGGTTGGTTGAGCACTTATTTTCGACTGTAGGTGTGACTGTAATTAAGGCTTGTAGTTCACGAGTATGCAGCTCATGCAGAGGTGGATGGCATGCATGATAGCGTATGACGGAGTTGTATTGCCCAGTTGGTGCTCAAGTACGGCGTCTGCAGCTCATACTTCTGTTGAATAGAATTTTATTGATAGCATATGCAGAGTATTAACTTGTTGGTGCTCAAGTATGAATAGAATTTGTATTAACCAGTTGGTGCTCGAGTATGCATGATAGCGTATGCAGAGGTGAATTTTATTGATGCACAAATTTGGTAGTTAGATGGTGGGTTTTTGATGAGGATGAATAGAATCCTTACAAACAGACATGAAGGTTTGGTACAAAAGCTGATTGATAGATTACTTCTGTTGAGTTGCTAACCTACTAAAATGCACCACGTATGCTAATCAAACTGGCATTGTTTCGGCAGCGGCACAACGCCATGCCGATGCGGTTGGCATTGTTACCGCCTCCAGCTACATAGGCAGAGGTCATACGGACAGTCGTGGCCTTGAGCTGAGCATGGAGTCAGCAGTCAACACAACAGTGTGCCGGAGTACCCCAGTTCGGCGGACGGGCAGAGGCAAAGGCACGTCAAGTCTTCAATTCTTGCACACAGCCCTTTCAACGGATGCAGATTCTTTTAGCCTGTACAGTAGAGATCAACTGTGTAAAGCTCTACTACGACTACGCTACAGCTGGGGCTTTTGTATGTCGCGGTGGCGGCCAAGCGGTGGCAGGCTGTCATCATCTTCACCATAAATCGAAGATTCAGAGAGGGTTCAGAAGGGGATTCAGTTCAGTGAAGTAAGGTCGCGTTTAGATGAGTTAAACGTATTAAACATCCTGGATTATGCTCTTATACGAATTATGCATTATCTCTCAAGTTACGGTGGAATCTTTCTCCACAACACTTCCTTTCTTCTGAAGTCTGCTTGTATAGGAAAGTTGTATCATATATGTTTCTAGGGGTTAAACATGAATTTACTTGGAGGCACGGAAGAATTTCATGCCTGTGCAGTTCTGAAACTGTGATGTACATAGGATGAAGTAACCCTATCATGCAGTGAGTAGGCCACTGACATTTCACTACTCTGCAGATATTGCGGGATCTAGGAGTCCGTTCAATGAATCTGATGACTAATAACCCTGCGAAATATAGTGGTGTCAAGGGCTATGGATTGAGCATTGCGGGCAGGGTGCCCTTGATTACGCCAATTACCAGTGAGAACTGTAAGTACCTGGAGACTAAAAGAACAAAGATGGGACATATATATGGGTTGGGCAATGCGCTGGCCAACCAACCAAATGGCAGCTAGAGCACAGAAGAGAATCATTAGACCCCCAAGCATGTCTCCATTATTATTCCAGAAATCCAGCTTGGTGGCACAAAAGAGTGATATTATTATTTCCGATCCATCACACCGCATTTTCAGTATACATAGTGAAGGATAATTAAATGGTGTATCCAATCAAAGTATTGTATATAACAATGTTACTCTTCTGCATGTCATCTGATATTTGTATAGCGTCTTATGACAAGGACTGTGACCTCTGTTCTGGATAGTGTGGTTCTATATATAAATGACTGATTAAACATAACAGGAGGGGAAGGATTTGTGCTTTCTTCTGCACTTGTTTGGACTGCACTCTGAACTGGACACGTTATGATGGGGGGTTTAAACTGGGCTTATGAATTTTACCCCTGGTTACATCGATGATTTGTTTCAATCTAATGTGCCTCCTTACATTGTTTTTGCTTAGGTAAGGGCAGAGTTTCTCGCCGCCGATGGCAAAGTGATCTCAACTTCAAGTCATGTTCTTTTAGTTGAGAGCATTCTGGTTGTTGATAAGTACAAGGTAAATTGTGATACATTGCAGTTGTCTATATAGTGTTCATTCTGTGTTGCTCCTCTTTGTTAGGTTCTCAGTCTGTTTTCTCCTTTACAATTTTCAGTTATTTCTTAAAAACTTGGAACCAGACTGCCTGTCACTGAAATGTGGCGAGCTGGGTATGCAAAGTTGCTGCTTTGCTAAAGGTTCCAGCCCCCTTGTTTCTCAGATGCTCCAACCTTGTTATCTTGCACTGTGTACGCGCTAGGTAGGCCCTATACAACTGCCTAGCACCTAGGAAGATTAAACTTAGATTAAACATGAGTTAGCGTCTGCTATTTTATTTTTTATTCATCTTTCTGCTGGGAGCAAGATGAGGAAGTGCCAGTCAGGAGCCATCTTTCAAGGTGGCTAATGAGTAATGAGCCTAATAATGAACGGTTGGTTTCAAGATGGCCAGTAACGATATACACGGATTATACTCCCTCCACTCCAAATCATTAGAGATTTTGGCTTTTCTAGACGGTAGTTTTTTGGGCTATGCACTTAAATATACACAATGGTTAGGTATATAGTAAAATCAGTGTTTCTAACAGTCACTCATTTATTCAGAACTTCTGTTGGTAACACTATATGCTTACTTGTAGTATATATATAATAAATGATTCTTACTGGTAATGTTAATTGTGTAGCATACAAAGCTTTTAGGCAAGAGCATGGTACCCACGTATCTGGAATTATATGGATTTTGTATAGTGTTCCAGATTAGATCCGATCATCCGAGTACTACATTTTACTACAGTATTACTTAATTGTGTCCATGTTTAAAATAATTCCCCTGTGATGGCAACCAGATctcttttttgttttgttttctcTAATGTCATTCCTCAACTTGTCCTTGTGAGAGTACTCATGATCTCATTGTGTTTGCTAGCATATTATAACAGGTCACAGAACTATCAGACAAGGATGGCGACTTACGAGCCCAAGAACATTCTCATCACCGGTGCTGCTGGTTTTATTGCATCGCATGTCACCAACTGTCTGGTTAGGAACTACCCGCACTACAAGATTGTTGTCCTCGACAAGCTCGATTACTGCTCCAGCCTAAAGAACCTCAACCCCTCACGGGCTTCACCAAATTTGAAGTTTGTCAAGGGTGACATTGCAAGTGCTGATCTGGTGAACCACCTTCTGGTCACAGAGTCGATTGACACCATCATGCACTTTGTTGCTCAGACTCATGTAGATAATTCATTTGGCAATTCATTTGAGTTCACAAAAAATAATATATATGGTACCCACGTCCTTCTTGAGGCTTGCAAGGTCACTGGCCAGATCAGGAGGTTTATTCATGTCAGTACTGATGAGGTCTATGGAGAAACTGATGAAGATGCTGTGGTTGGTAATCATGAGGCCTCACAGCTGCTTCCAACAAATCTGTATTCAGCTACAAAAGCTGGGGCTGAAATGCTTGTGATGGCATATGGAAGATCTTATGGTCTTCCTGTGATAACCACTCGGGGCAACAACGTGTATGGGCCAAATCAGTTCCCTGAGAAACTTATTCCCAAATTCATTCTTTTGGCCATGAGAGGTCTGCCTCTTCCAATTCATGGAGATGGTTCCAATGTCAGGAGCTACCTATATTGTGAGGATGTGGCTGAAGCTTTTGAGGTTgttcttcacaaaggggaggttgGACATGTGTATAATATTGGTACTGTGAAGGAGAGGAGGGTGATTGATGTGGCCAAAGACATTTGCAGGctctttggcttggatactgaaaAAGTAATCATGTTTGTTGAGAACAGGCCCTTCAATGACCAGAGGTACTTCTTGGATGATCAGAAGCTTAAGAGACTGGGATGGGCAGAGCGCACACCATGGGAAGAGGGCTTGAAGAAGACAATCGAGTGGTACACCACCAATCCTGATTACTGGGGAGATGTCACTGGTGCTTTGCTCCCTCACCCAAGGATGTTGATGATTCCTGGAGTTGAAAGGCATAACTGGACTGAGGATATCAAATCTCTGACTTCTTCACCAGCTGAAGCTAGCACAACAGCTCCTGCAACCAGTGCCAAAAGGACCACTGCTGCCCCTCAAAAGCCTTTGTACAAGTTCTTAATCTATGGCAGGACTGGATGGATTGGTGGCCTCCTTGGGAAGATTTGTGACAAGCAAGGGATACCATATGAATATGGGAAAGGACGCTTGGAGGAGCGCTCTCAGCTGTTGGAGGACATTAGAAATGTGAAGCCAACTCAAGTTTTTAATGCTGCCGGAGTCACTGGGAGACCAAATGTTGATTGGTGTGAGACCCATAAACAGGACACCATCCGCACCAATGTTGTAGGCATATTGAATCTTGCTGATGTCTGTCGCGAGCAGGGTCTGCTAATGATTAATTATGCTACAGGTTGTATATTTGAGTATGATGCCAAGCACCCCGAAGGGTCTGGTATTGGCTTTAAAGAGGAAGACACACCCAACTTTACGGGTTCCTTTTATTCCAAAACAAAAGCAATGGTAAGTTCGGGATGTTCTTTTTTTGTCAAGCATTTTTCTTTTACTTCATTATGCCTGAAGCTAATTTCTGTGCTGTTCATCATGGTGCAGGTGGAAGAGCTGTTGAAGGAGTATGATAATGTCTGTACTCTTAGGGTCAGGATGCCTATATCATCAGATCTAAACAATCCTCGTAACTTCATCACAAAGATAGCTCGTTACGACAAGGTGGTGAACATTCCCAACAGCATGACAATTTTGGATGAGCTTCTGCCCATCTCCATTGAGATGGCAAAACGGGACTGCAGGGGCATATGGAACTTCACCAACCCTGGCGTTGTCAGCCACAATGAGATTCTGGAGATGTACAAGAAATACATCAATCCTGATTTTAAGTGGACCAACTTCACACTCGAAGAGCAATCCAAGGTCATAGTCGCACCTAGAAGCAACAATGAGATGGATGCGTCGAAATTGAAGGCCGAGTTCTCTCAACTGATGTCCATCAAGGATTCTTTGATCAAATAT
This genomic window contains:
- the LOC118476822 gene encoding uncharacterized protein, translating into MHNVWFGLNPGAFNFRHLNGTMELYFTHQTVVEPYTVPVQMPPFPKHIFLNLDDIAELPNRTLVDIMAIVVHLDTIHRTMWGTFRKIVIMDARWSLHTIKVWGDLLNKNALRWALANENYSIIIGTMFRRFRKQECLESTDHTTIHFKPFHHNTHYFEPIQKALVARNDRQFAVRYLDDQRRR
- the LOC103634467 gene encoding trifunctional UDP-glucose 4,6-dehydratase/UDP-4-keto-6-deoxy-D-glucose 3,5-epimerase/UDP-4-keto-L-rhamnose-reductase RHM1, coding for MATRSLFCFVFSNVIPQLVLVRVLMISLCLLAYYNRSQNYQTRMATYEPKNILITGAAGFIASHVTNCLVRNYPHYKIVVLDKLDYCSSLKNLNPSRASPNLKFVKGDIASADLVNHLLVTESIDTIMHFVAQTHVDNSFGNSFEFTKNNIYGTHVLLEACKVTGQIRRFIHVSTDEVYGETDEDAVVGNHEASQLLPTNLYSATKAGAEMLVMAYGRSYGLPVITTRGNNVYGPNQFPEKLIPKFILLAMRGLPLPIHGDGSNVRSYLYCEDVAEAFEVVLHKGEVGHVYNIGTVKERRVIDVAKDICRLFGLDTEKVIMFVENRPFNDQRYFLDDQKLKRLGWAERTPWEEGLKKTIEWYTTNPDYWGDVTGALLPHPRMLMIPGVERHNWTEDIKSLTSSPAEASTTAPATSAKRTTAAPQKPLYKFLIYGRTGWIGGLLGKICDKQGIPYEYGKGRLEERSQLLEDIRNVKPTQVFNAAGVTGRPNVDWCETHKQDTIRTNVVGILNLADVCREQGLLMINYATGCIFEYDAKHPEGSGIGFKEEDTPNFTGSFYSKTKAMVEELLKEYDNVCTLRVRMPISSDLNNPRNFITKIARYDKVVNIPNSMTILDELLPISIEMAKRDCRGIWNFTNPGVVSHNEILEMYKKYINPDFKWTNFTLEEQSKVIVAPRSNNEMDASKLKAEFSQLMSIKDSLIKYVCEAAGSILAHEMVHAYLLLTGSDQPGSRNKCFGAIILQDQISRGWEDAINLLGKLVEELLLFSPLHCIPYLFY